A window of Acinetobacter sp. TR3 contains these coding sequences:
- a CDS encoding demethoxyubiquinone hydroxylase family protein, translating into MSMYKEIQTQLRIIHACEKGATGVYYGHRLIAKLFFKDMVKTLDEMHQHETEHFNFFGYFLLNIKILLSYPLYFGAQAE; encoded by the coding sequence ATGAGCATGTACAAAGAAATTCAAACCCAACTAAGAATCATTCATGCGTGTGAAAAAGGAGCAACTGGGGTTTACTACGGTCATAGGCTCATTGCAAAACTATTTTTTAAAGACATGGTTAAAACGCTAGATGAAATGCATCAGCATGAAACTGAACATTTCAACTTTTTTGGATATTTTTTGCTCAATATAAAAATACTGTTGTCTTACCCTCTATACTTTGGTGCGCAGGCGGAATAA